A DNA window from Chelativorans sp. AA-79 contains the following coding sequences:
- a CDS encoding metal ABC transporter ATP-binding protein, whose translation MLQSMRNDAGTLVEMRNAGVHRAGRWLVRGVDLSVRRGEIVTLIGPNGSGKSTTVKTAIGVIRPDEGTVARGPALKIGYVPQKVVVDWTLPLSVERLMTLTGSLDRKKIAEALEAAGIAHLARAEVQTLSGGEFQRALLARALAREPDLLVLDEPVQGVDFSGEIALYQLIRDIRDRTGCGVLLISHDLHVVMAETDTVLCLNGHVCCRGTPENVLKSPEYMRLFGARADETLAIYRHHHDHTHLADGRVRQADGTITESCSDHDHHGHPEEHGHAR comes from the coding sequence ATGTTGCAATCGATGAGAAATGACGCCGGAACGCTCGTTGAGATGCGGAATGCCGGCGTTCACCGCGCCGGGCGCTGGCTGGTGCGCGGCGTGGATCTCAGCGTCCGGCGCGGCGAGATCGTGACGCTGATCGGGCCCAACGGTTCGGGCAAGAGCACGACTGTCAAGACGGCCATCGGCGTGATCCGGCCCGACGAAGGGACGGTCGCACGGGGGCCGGCGCTGAAGATCGGCTATGTGCCGCAAAAGGTAGTCGTCGATTGGACCCTGCCGCTCAGCGTCGAGCGGTTGATGACGCTGACAGGTTCGCTTGACCGGAAGAAGATTGCCGAGGCGCTGGAAGCGGCGGGCATCGCCCATCTGGCGCGCGCGGAGGTGCAGACGCTTTCGGGCGGCGAGTTTCAGCGGGCACTGCTGGCCCGGGCGCTGGCGCGCGAGCCCGATCTGCTCGTGCTCGACGAGCCCGTGCAAGGCGTGGATTTTTCCGGGGAGATCGCGCTCTATCAGCTCATCCGCGACATCCGCGACCGTACGGGTTGCGGGGTGCTTCTCATTTCACACGACCTGCATGTGGTGATGGCCGAGACGGATACCGTGCTCTGCCTCAACGGTCATGTCTGCTGCCGCGGCACGCCTGAAAACGTGTTGAAGAGCCCGGAATATATGCGGCTGTTCGGCGCCCGTGCCGACGAGACGCTGGCCATCTACCGCCACCATCACGACCACACGCATCTGGCCGACGGCCGCGTGCGCCAGGCGGACGGCACGATCACGGAAAGCTGTTCGGACCACGACCATCACGGCCATCCGGAGGAGCATGGGCATGCTCGATGA
- the znuA gene encoding zinc ABC transporter substrate-binding protein ZnuA translates to MAFSATQTFAMEGVVTSIKPVHSLVAAIIDGTGEPQLLVKGAASPHTYTMRPSEAGMLEDAKVIFWVGEGIETFLEKPLDSLAGGAKVVTLSETPGITLLDMREGGAFEPHSHGDEEHDHEGEEAGHDHGEEHADHHHGHGKDMHVWLDPENARLMAREITSTLVEADPQNAATYEKNAAALDERLGKLISDTEKTVEPVRGKPFIVFHDAYHYFENRFGVEAAGSITVSPEQMPSAQRLQEIRDKVTELNAACVFAEPQFEPKFVNIVTEGTDARTGMLDPEGANIDQGPDLYFTLVGNLAKSLADCLSGAE, encoded by the coding sequence ATGGCCTTTTCCGCCACCCAGACCTTTGCGATGGAAGGAGTGGTGACCTCCATCAAGCCGGTCCATTCGCTTGTGGCCGCCATAATAGACGGCACGGGGGAGCCGCAGCTTCTGGTCAAGGGCGCCGCTTCACCGCACACCTATACCATGCGGCCTTCGGAGGCCGGCATGCTGGAGGATGCAAAGGTGATCTTCTGGGTGGGCGAGGGGATCGAGACCTTCCTGGAAAAGCCGCTCGATTCGCTTGCAGGCGGCGCGAAGGTGGTTACCCTTTCCGAGACCCCCGGCATCACGCTTCTCGACATGCGCGAGGGCGGCGCCTTCGAACCGCACAGCCACGGCGACGAGGAACACGACCATGAAGGCGAGGAAGCGGGCCATGACCACGGCGAGGAGCATGCGGACCACCATCATGGCCACGGCAAGGACATGCATGTCTGGCTCGACCCCGAGAACGCCCGGCTCATGGCGCGCGAGATCACATCCACGCTCGTAGAGGCGGATCCTCAGAATGCTGCAACCTACGAGAAGAACGCCGCCGCCTTGGACGAGCGGCTTGGAAAGCTGATATCCGACACCGAGAAGACCGTCGAACCCGTTCGGGGGAAGCCATTTATCGTCTTCCACGACGCCTATCATTATTTCGAGAATCGCTTCGGGGTGGAAGCGGCAGGTTCCATTACCGTCAGCCCGGAACAAATGCCGAGCGCGCAGCGGCTGCAGGAGATCCGCGACAAAGTCACGGAACTCAACGCGGCCTGCGTCTTCGCTGAGCCGCAGTTCGAGCCGAAGTTCGTGAACATCGTCACGGAAGGCACCGACGCCCGCACGGGCATGCTTGATCCGGAGGGGGCGAACATCGATCAGGGTCCCGACCTTTACTTCACGCTCGTCGGCAATCTCGCGAAATCCTTGGCCGACTGCCTTTCCGGCGCGGAATAG
- the aztD gene encoding zinc metallochaperone AztD, giving the protein MRPYLSSLAFGLALGLMPAQADEKAETAWRLFVADRHQPVVHVLDAAEGKIIESFPLESQGRLYATESGKTVFAVQADAGIAAAFATGIGMDDHGDHADLQVTEPKALGVEIAGKKPVHFVPHDGEIAIFYDGEGVVRLVREKDVLDGKPDIRSIATPAPHHGVAIPLGGHLVLSVPNKEDPSELPVGVRVVDASGAQVGEVAECPGLHGESASGHLVAIACETGLLIVKEEGGKPEIAHLAYGSGLPEDAKVSTLLGGKGLQYFLGNFGQKAIVLIDPEDENAFRLIELPFRRVHFAVDPVRPKFAYVFTEDGRLHQINVLSGRIVKSVGVTEPYSMDGHWNDPRPRIAVAGEEIMITDPLRGLIHALDAETLEKKRELITGGTPYEMVAIGGSGAVHD; this is encoded by the coding sequence GTGAGACCGTATCTCTCATCGCTCGCTTTCGGGCTGGCGCTCGGACTGATGCCGGCGCAGGCGGACGAGAAAGCGGAGACCGCTTGGCGCCTGTTCGTGGCGGACCGCCATCAGCCCGTCGTGCATGTGCTGGACGCGGCGGAAGGCAAGATCATCGAGAGCTTCCCGCTCGAGAGCCAGGGCCGCCTCTACGCCACCGAAAGCGGCAAGACGGTCTTCGCCGTGCAGGCGGATGCCGGTATCGCCGCTGCCTTCGCGACCGGTATCGGCATGGACGATCACGGCGATCACGCGGATCTGCAGGTCACCGAGCCGAAGGCGCTCGGCGTGGAGATCGCCGGCAAGAAGCCGGTGCATTTCGTGCCGCATGACGGCGAGATCGCGATCTTCTACGACGGTGAGGGCGTCGTGCGCCTCGTCCGGGAGAAGGACGTCCTGGACGGCAAGCCCGACATCCGCTCAATCGCGACACCTGCGCCGCATCATGGCGTCGCAATCCCGCTGGGGGGCCATCTGGTGCTCTCTGTTCCGAACAAAGAAGACCCGTCCGAGCTTCCCGTGGGCGTGCGCGTCGTGGACGCGTCGGGTGCTCAAGTGGGCGAGGTGGCCGAATGCCCGGGTCTTCATGGCGAATCCGCCTCGGGCCATCTCGTGGCGATCGCTTGCGAGACGGGCCTGCTGATCGTCAAGGAAGAAGGCGGAAAGCCGGAGATCGCGCATCTCGCCTATGGCAGCGGCCTGCCGGAGGACGCGAAGGTCTCTACGCTGCTCGGCGGCAAGGGCCTGCAATATTTCCTCGGCAATTTCGGCCAGAAGGCGATCGTGCTGATCGATCCGGAAGACGAGAACGCCTTCCGGCTCATCGAACTGCCGTTTCGGCGGGTGCATTTCGCGGTCGATCCGGTCCGGCCGAAATTCGCCTATGTCTTCACCGAGGACGGCCGGCTCCACCAGATCAACGTGCTTTCGGGCAGGATCGTGAAGTCCGTCGGGGTGACCGAGCCCTATTCCATGGACGGCCACTGGAACGATCCCCGCCCGCGCATCGCCGTCGCGGGAGAAGAGATCATGATCACCGATCCCTTGCGTGGCCTCATCCACGCCCTCGACGCCGAGACGCTGGAGAAGAAACGCGAGCTCATCACCGGCGGTACGCCTTACGAGATGGTCGCCATCGGCGGCTCGGGCGCCGTGCACGACTGA